The Siniperca chuatsi isolate FFG_IHB_CAS linkage group LG12, ASM2008510v1, whole genome shotgun sequence genome has a segment encoding these proteins:
- the nifk gene encoding MKI67 FHA domain-interacting nucleolar phosphoprotein, with product MTESKAEAAPKPAKELLALNPKQESEFKKKVQEVKKNKSSKGIRLTPGVIYVGHLPLGLFEPQLKTYFEQFGKVLRLRLSRSKKTGGSKGYAFVEFDCDEVAKIVAETMNNYLMGERLIKCHMIPPEKVHEKLFVGSQREFKKPSYPAVARYNKKRSAEQISKLKDKLLRKESKLRKRLAAHGIDYDFPGFAAQVPQKKTLSDSMNASTCSDDATPVCTPSLLERRKSMVIDDDADDEIVIKMPAAMKDEECSSEEEDSDNEDDDSNSEEPSEEDAEAE from the exons atgACTGAAAGTAAAGCAGAAGCGGCTCCTAAGCCGGCTAAAGAACTGCTGGCTTTGAATCCCAAACAAGAGTCTGAGTTCAAGAAGAAGGTGCAGGAGGTGAAGAAGAACAAATCCAGCAAG GGGATCCGTTTGACCCCTGGAGTGATTTATGTCGGGCACCTGCCACTCGGGCTGTTTGAACCTCAGCTCAAGACGTACTTCGAACAGTTTGGGAAAGTCCTGAGGCTGCGGCTGTCCAGGAGTAAGAAG ACAGGTGGAAGCAAAGGTTACGCATTTGTAGAGTTTGATTGTGATGAAGTAGCCAAAATTGTTGCAGAGACCATGAACAATTACCTCATGGGAGAGAGACTCAtcaaat GTCACATGATTCCACCAGAGAAGGTGCATGAGAAGCTGTTTGTTGGCTCCCAAAGGGAATTTAAAAAACCCTCATATCCTGCTGTAGCCCGCTACAACAAGAAACGCTCCGCAGAGCAGATCAGCAAGCTGAAAGACAAACTCCTGCGGAAAGAGTCGAAGCTCCGCAAGAGACTTGCAGCACACGGCATTGACTATGACTTCCCCGGATTT GCTGCCCAGGTGCCTCAGAAGAAAACGCTGTCTGATTCCATGAATGCGTCTACATGTAGTGAT GACGCCACACCAGTCTGCACCCCCTCTCTCCTGGAGAGGAGGAAGTCCATGGTCATCGACGATGATGCAGATGACGAAATTGTCATAAAGATGCCAGCTGCAATGAAAGATGAAGAGTGCTCCTCGGAGGAGGAAGACAGTGACAATGAGGATGATGACTCAAACAGCGAGGAACCCtctgaagaggacgcagaggcgGAGTGA